Proteins encoded in a region of the Paucidesulfovibrio longus DSM 6739 genome:
- a CDS encoding branched-chain amino acid ABC transporter permease yields the protein MEQYLQLVINGLVVGSIYSLVALGFVIIYKATKVVNFAQGELVMVGAYICFSLTVQFHIPFFWSFLLTLGFSVLLGLCIERLALRPLIGESGISVIMVTIGLSSVLRSLVQLVWGHDLQVYPQVLPTDPVFIAGLPVAPVYIAALALSALLFAVFTLFFKYSRLGIAMRATAHDQQAAQSMGISVKNIFALSWCIAAVVSSIGGLILGNINGIDPHLGHLGLAVFPAVILGGLDSLLGAAVGGLLIGVIENVCDGLAVNLFGLGGFKEVAAFVVLVIILMIRPYGLFGTEEIERV from the coding sequence ATGGAACAATATCTCCAACTCGTAATCAACGGCCTCGTGGTCGGCTCCATCTACTCGCTGGTGGCCCTCGGCTTCGTGATCATCTACAAGGCCACCAAGGTGGTCAACTTCGCCCAGGGCGAGCTGGTCATGGTCGGCGCGTACATCTGCTTCTCGCTGACCGTGCAGTTCCACATCCCCTTCTTCTGGTCCTTCCTGCTGACCCTCGGCTTTTCCGTGCTGCTCGGCCTGTGCATCGAGCGCCTCGCGCTCCGGCCGCTCATCGGCGAGTCGGGCATCAGCGTGATCATGGTCACCATCGGCCTTTCCTCGGTGCTGCGCTCCCTGGTGCAGCTCGTCTGGGGCCACGACCTCCAGGTCTATCCGCAGGTGCTGCCCACGGACCCCGTATTCATCGCGGGCCTGCCCGTGGCCCCGGTCTACATCGCGGCCCTGGCGCTCTCGGCCCTGCTCTTCGCCGTGTTCACGCTCTTCTTCAAATACTCCCGCCTGGGCATCGCCATGCGCGCTACGGCCCACGACCAGCAGGCCGCCCAGTCCATGGGCATCAGCGTGAAGAACATCTTCGCGCTCTCCTGGTGCATCGCCGCCGTGGTCAGCAGCATCGGCGGGCTGATCCTCGGCAACATCAACGGCATCGACCCGCACCTGGGCCACCTCGGCCTCGCGGTCTTCCCGGCGGTCATCCTCGGCGGGCTGGACAGCCTGCTCGGCGCGGCCGTGGGCGGCCTTTTGATCGGCGTCATCGAAAACGTCTGCGACGGACTGGCCGTGAACCTTTTCGGCCTGGGCGGCTTCAAGGAAGTGGCGGCCTTCGTGGTCCTGGTGATCATTCTCATGATCCGGCCCTACGGCCTGTTCGGAACCGAAGAGATCGAGAGGGTCTAA
- a CDS encoding ABC transporter ATP-binding protein has product MVDVLRVENLEVVYNDVVLVLKGLSLSCPEGEITALLGANGAGKSTTLKAVSGLLAAEDGEVTDGAIHYDGSPIHGLAPEKVVRRGVFQVMEGRRIFEDLSVEENLRCGAFTRPRSEFAESLEKVYGYFPRLKERRKQLAGYMSGGEQQMLAIGRAVMARPRLLLLDEPSLGLAPLLVEEIFGIVRQINEQEKVTVLLVEQNARAALSVAGHGYIMENGRIVLDGKAADLLTNPDVQEFYLGMGGQGDKRSYRDVKHYRRRKRWLG; this is encoded by the coding sequence ATCGTGGACGTATTGCGGGTCGAAAACCTCGAGGTGGTCTACAACGACGTGGTCCTGGTGCTCAAAGGGCTTTCCCTGTCCTGTCCGGAGGGGGAGATAACCGCCCTGCTCGGCGCCAACGGCGCGGGCAAGTCCACCACGCTCAAGGCCGTCTCCGGGCTGCTCGCCGCCGAGGACGGGGAGGTCACGGACGGCGCGATCCACTACGACGGCAGTCCCATCCACGGGCTCGCGCCGGAGAAGGTGGTCCGGCGAGGCGTGTTCCAGGTCATGGAAGGACGGCGCATCTTCGAGGATCTCAGCGTGGAGGAAAACCTGCGCTGCGGAGCCTTCACCCGGCCCCGCAGCGAGTTCGCCGAGAGCCTGGAAAAGGTCTACGGCTACTTCCCGCGCCTCAAGGAACGCCGCAAGCAGCTCGCGGGCTACATGTCCGGCGGCGAGCAGCAGATGCTGGCCATCGGCCGCGCCGTCATGGCCCGGCCTCGGCTGCTGCTGCTCGACGAGCCTTCGCTGGGCCTCGCGCCCCTGCTCGTGGAGGAGATCTTCGGCATCGTCCGGCAGATCAACGAGCAGGAAAAGGTCACCGTGCTGCTCGTGGAGCAGAACGCCCGCGCCGCGCTCTCCGTGGCCGGACACGGCTACATCATGGAGAACGGCCGCATCGTGCTCGACGGCAAGGCCGCCGACCTGCTCACGAACCCGGACGTGCAGGAGTTCTACCTCGGCATGGGCGGGCAGGGCGACAAGCGCAGCTACCGCGACGTGAAGCACTACCGGCGCAGAAAGCGCTGGCTGGGCTAG
- a CDS encoding branched-chain amino acid ABC transporter permease — translation MQGKCGLYFTTYAGERQLFATWTSRGWLAALLLALALLPAYVGTYYVTIVNTVLISVMAAASLNLLTGVCGQISLGHAAFMGVGAYGAAFALTRGVPFIPGVLFGGLCAAVVGMFFGIPSLRLKGIYLAIATLAAQLILQFVFLHWDAVTGGSSGILLQHPVILGFDFDTHEKRYYLFLAATVLVLLLLSNLMRSRFGRAFVAIRDYHLSAEIAGVSLFRFKLYAFAVSSFLAGVAGALLVHRTMKVSLDNFTIDMSISYLAMIIVGGLGSISGAVMGAVFLALLPVGLGMAAGSLSGVFPDITSQIAALKEGVFGLVVILFLIFEPEGLAHRWRLVKAYWKLYPFAH, via the coding sequence ATGCAGGGCAAATGCGGACTTTACTTCACGACCTATGCGGGCGAACGACAGCTCTTCGCCACCTGGACCTCGCGCGGCTGGCTCGCGGCGCTGCTCCTGGCCCTGGCCCTGCTCCCGGCCTACGTCGGCACCTACTACGTGACCATCGTGAACACGGTGCTCATCTCGGTCATGGCCGCCGCCTCCCTGAACCTGCTCACGGGCGTGTGCGGCCAGATCAGCCTGGGCCACGCCGCGTTCATGGGCGTCGGGGCCTACGGCGCGGCCTTCGCGCTCACGCGGGGCGTGCCTTTCATTCCGGGCGTGCTCTTCGGCGGGCTTTGCGCCGCCGTGGTGGGCATGTTCTTCGGCATCCCCTCCCTGCGGCTCAAGGGCATCTACCTCGCCATCGCCACCCTGGCGGCCCAGCTCATCCTCCAGTTCGTGTTCCTGCACTGGGACGCGGTCACGGGCGGCTCCTCCGGCATCCTGCTCCAGCATCCGGTCATCCTGGGCTTCGACTTCGACACCCATGAAAAACGCTACTATCTTTTCCTGGCGGCCACCGTGCTGGTGCTGCTCCTGCTCTCCAACCTGATGCGCTCGCGCTTCGGCCGCGCCTTCGTGGCCATCCGCGACTACCACCTCTCCGCGGAAATCGCGGGAGTCAGCCTGTTCCGGTTCAAGCTCTACGCCTTCGCGGTCAGCTCGTTCCTGGCGGGCGTGGCCGGGGCGCTGCTCGTGCACCGGACCATGAAGGTCTCCCTGGACAACTTCACCATCGACATGTCCATCTCGTACCTGGCCATGATCATCGTGGGCGGCCTCGGTTCCATTTCCGGCGCGGTCATGGGGGCCGTCTTCCTCGCGCTGCTGCCCGTGGGTCTGGGCATGGCCGCGGGCTCGCTCTCCGGCGTGTTTCCGGACATCACCAGCCAGATCGCGGCGCTCAAGGAAGGCGTGTTCGGGCTCGTGGTCATCCTATTTCTCATCTTTGAGCCTGAAGGGCTGGCCCATCGCTGGCGCCTGGTCAAGGCCTACTGGAAACTCTACCCCTTCGCCCACTAG
- a CDS encoding ABC transporter substrate-binding protein, with translation MRSIFKRTALAALIAAATLLVACGGGEDKPAASAAEKAAEVMPIKIGAMIDLSGPTSEVGNPYADGIKACVQYLNDSGGIAGRPLELLLEDTGYKAERGQDIYNRFVFQEKVVAIQGFGTAVTQDLKQSVASDKTPNFSASYSADLTDPKQAPYNFFIAADYSTQLRAALKYFRDNWTGEGAPKLAFVYPDHPYGKTPIPAGKEYAVELGFEIVGEENVSLGAKEADANPAIIRLKELAPDFVWIGGTTKSTAAICKAAKANSFAPTFFVDIWGADEDLVRLAGEAAEGVVSLQAAAVYGQDVPGMEIIKKYTDNQPKMTHFVRGFASMLVMAEGLKLAAANGEITGESLKASLETLKDFDPMGLTPKISYTPEDHRPNMAVFLYRIEGGKLHFLAEQILDRRPEWLGM, from the coding sequence ATGCGTTCCATCTTCAAACGGACGGCCCTTGCCGCCCTGATCGCGGCTGCCACCCTGCTCGTCGCCTGCGGCGGCGGAGAGGACAAACCCGCCGCCAGCGCCGCGGAAAAAGCGGCTGAAGTCATGCCGATCAAGATCGGGGCCATGATCGACCTTTCCGGCCCCACCTCCGAGGTCGGCAACCCCTACGCCGACGGCATCAAAGCCTGCGTGCAGTACCTCAACGACTCCGGCGGCATTGCCGGGCGTCCCCTGGAACTGCTCCTGGAGGACACGGGCTACAAGGCCGAACGCGGCCAGGACATCTACAACCGCTTCGTGTTCCAGGAGAAGGTCGTGGCCATCCAGGGCTTCGGCACGGCCGTGACCCAGGATCTCAAGCAGTCCGTGGCCAGCGACAAGACCCCGAACTTCTCGGCCTCCTACTCCGCGGACCTCACGGACCCGAAGCAGGCGCCCTACAACTTCTTCATCGCCGCAGACTACTCCACCCAGCTGCGCGCGGCCCTGAAATACTTCCGCGACAACTGGACCGGCGAGGGCGCGCCCAAGCTGGCCTTCGTCTATCCGGACCACCCCTACGGCAAGACCCCCATCCCGGCGGGCAAGGAATACGCCGTTGAGCTGGGCTTCGAGATCGTGGGCGAGGAAAACGTCTCCCTCGGTGCCAAGGAAGCGGACGCCAACCCGGCCATCATCCGGCTCAAGGAACTCGCTCCGGACTTCGTCTGGATCGGCGGCACCACCAAATCCACCGCAGCCATCTGCAAGGCGGCCAAGGCCAACAGCTTCGCGCCCACCTTCTTCGTGGACATCTGGGGCGCGGACGAAGACCTCGTGCGGCTGGCCGGAGAGGCGGCCGAAGGCGTTGTTTCGCTCCAGGCTGCGGCTGTCTACGGGCAGGACGTGCCCGGTATGGAAATCATCAAGAAGTACACCGACAACCAGCCCAAGATGACCCACTTCGTGCGCGGCTTCGCTTCCATGCTGGTCATGGCCGAGGGGCTCAAGCTGGCGGCGGCGAACGGCGAGATCACCGGCGAATCGCTGAAGGCTTCGCTGGAAACCCTCAAGGACTTCGACCCCATGGGTCTGACTCCCAAGATCAGCTACACTCCTGAGGACCACCGCCCGAACATGGCCGTGTTCCTCTATCGCATCGAAGGCGGCAAGCTGCACTTCCTGGCCGAGCAGATTCTCGACCGCCGCCCCGAATGGCTCGGCATGTAG